CAGAATTGAGGTCATCTGAAATAGTCTCTCTCTATCTCCTCGATACTTTCGATTTCACCCTCCTTAACAACTTCTCCGTTGGCAATGATATAGGCCCTGTCTGCAACATCGAAAGCCATCTGTGTGTTCTGTTCGACAAGCAATATTGAGAGATTCAGCTCCTTTCGTGCCTTTTCAATTGCTTCGGCGATTGTTTCGACAATTATCGGTGCCAGACCCATTGAGGGCTCGTCAAGTAGGAGTAGCTTTGGCTCAAGCATCAGGGCTCTGGCTATGGCTACCATTTGCTGCTCCCCGCCGCTGAGATTTTTTGCAAGTTGCCCCTTCTTCTGCCTTAAATTCGGAAAGAGATCGTAAACAAATTCAAGTTTATCCGAATTGGCAGCAATCAGCAGGTTGTCTTCTACAGTCATGTCTGAAAACAGCCTTCTTCCTTCAGGGCTAATGGCGATTCCGAGCTTAATTCTTTCATGAGGCTTTAGACGGGAAATGTCCTTACCATCAAACCAGATTTTGCCCCTCGTTTCCACCAGACCGCAGATGGATTTCAGAAGTGTCGTTTTCCCTGCGCCATTTGGACCGAGAACGGCCACGGCCTCACCTTCTTCGACCACAATGTTCACATTACGCAGGATCTCCGCTTTTCCATAATAAGAGTGAAGGTTCTCGACTTTAAGCAGTGACATATCTTTTACCTAAGTATGCTTCTATAACTGCCTTTTCTTTAACGACTTCATCGGGATGACCTTCAAAGATTATTTTTCCCGAATTCAAAACGACCACTTTTTCGGTAACGTTGAACAGGTCACTGAGCCTGTGCTCTATAATCGCTATTGAGTGGCCGTTTCCACCAATATTTCGGATAATCTCTGCAAGATCTCGTGCCTCTTTCGGACTCAAACCGGAAAATGGCTCGTCAAGGAGGAGAAGTTTGGGATTTGATGCCAGCGCAAGAGCAATGCTCAGTTTCCTCAGCTCCCCGTAAGATAAATTCACGGCCTTCTTATTTCTTTTCTCCCATAAACCGAACTCTCGGAGATAGTCCAGATCTGATGTGATTGTCAGCATGTTCTGCTCAACCGTCATGTTGCTGAAGACCTTCACAAGCTGAAACGTCCTGACTATCCCCATCCTGGCCAGTTGGCTCGGTTTCGCTCCTGTAATGTTCTTGTTCCTGAAGATAATCTTCCCGTCATCAGGCTTGATAAATCCCGATATGATGTTGAAAAGTGTTGTCTTTCCTGCTCCGTTGGGCCCTATTATGCCCAGGCTTTCACTTTTGTCCACCTTGAGATTTACACCCTCTAGCACCCTCAGTTCGCCGAACCTCTTGTGCACATTTCTGACTTTTAGCATGATATCTGAACTAAAGGAAGGTTTAAATACTTTGCTGTGGCGATACAAAACATGAGACATGCTAAAGCTGTGCTAGCAGCCGTAATATTGCTTGTTGCTGTCATATCTCTATGCACTCAACCGAACAGCCAGAGTGCAGGACGGGACAAGGTTGTTATAGGAGTGATCGGTCCAATGTCACGTCCAGAGGGTGTGGCCGAGAAAAACGCAGTAAAGCTTGCAGCAAAGGAAATCAACTCTCAGGGTGGCATTCTCGGATACAAGATTGAGGTTGTAGTGGGTGATACAAAACTGGATTCCAATACCGCTGCAACCGAATTTAGGAGGCTTGCAACCGTGGATAAGGCAGATGTAATTATCGGAGGCTTTTCGAGCGGGGTCATGACGACGATGATGGAGACTATGGCGGAGACAAAAACGCTCTTCTTGACAGATGCCTCCTCGCCTGAGCATGCCAAAAAGGTGAAGGAGAACTACGAAAAGTACAAGTACTGGTTCAGAGTGTCTCAAAACAACGGATCAACATTTGCTCTCGATTTAGCGGACATGGTAAAGTTTCTAAAAGAGAACGGTTACGATGTGAAGAAAGTCTACATAATAAGGGATGAGCACGTATGGACCGATCCTGTCATGGCCGCATTAAAACCTCTGCTTGCACAAATGGGAGTTCAGATAGTGAAGGATGTTAAGATCCCGAGGGGATACTCCGAATACGAGCAGCTAATTCTTGAGGCAGAGAGTCTCAATGCTGACCTCATAATGCCCATACTGGCGATTTCAGGCACAGGGGATATACTGGCGAAACAGTGGGCAACATTAAAGCCAAATATACTCCTTGCTGGACATGATCTTGCGCCGATAGATGCTGGCTTTTACGAGAAGACCAATGGGTTGGCCAATTACGAGATATTCCTTGCTGACGGAGGTGCGCTGGTTACAGCTCCACCTACCGAGATGTGCAGGCACTTCATAGAGGAGTACAAGAAGGAGTACGGACACTACCCTGAGTCCCATCAGGCTTACGGAGCATACGATGCAGTTTATCTGTACAAGATGGTGGTCGAAATGGCTGCAAAGGACGGAGTGAAGGATCCGTTCAATCCGGATGTGCTTGTGAAATATCTGGAGAAATTCAATGCATCAAACCCGGCTAGGCTGACAAGACCGATTGCATTCTACAGCAACCACGACCTCATGTGGGGTGATAATTACGTCAGAAACTGGATTTCGCAGTGGCAGGATGGCAAACAGTACATTATTTATCCGGAGAATGTGGCAAATGGTAAGCTGAAGCTTCCACCCTGGATAAAAAGATAAACAGAGCATGATGGACGTTCTGCTGAAAATAATCGTCTTTGGAGCCGTCGTGGGAGGAATCTGGGCCCTGGTGGCCTCAGGCTTCTCTTTAATTTTTGGGGTCTCGAGGATACTGAACTTTGCTCATGGTGCTGCATTTGTTTTTTCGGCCTACATTGCCTATATGCTGGTTGGCGGCGGATTCAACATCTATCTGGCCATTCTCGCAGGGATTATCGGTTCGGGATTTTTCGGATTGCTTGTTTACGCTTTAACCCGTCCCGTCAGACAGAACGAGGTAATGGTTATAATTGTAACTCTCGCTCTGGCCCTTCTGGTTCAGCAAATTCTCCTTGTCACCTTTGGAGATAGGGGCATATCACTGACACCGCTTATTGGGGGTCTCGTCGAGTTGAACGGGCTGAAAATTACTAACATAAGAATAGCGTCCTTCTTATTTGCTGTCGCATGTCTTTCGGTACTCGAGCTTTTTGTTACACGAACCTCGCTGGGGAAGAAAATAATGGCGACGTCTCAGGACAGCGAAGCGGCAATGCTTATGGGGATCAATGTGGAAAAGATATTCATCCTCGTAATGGTCCTTTCTTCCGTCCTTGCTGGTTTTGCTGGGATACTTTACGCTCAGATCTTTGCGATCTCGCCGGAAATATCACTAAGAGCTTTGATTTATGCCTTTGCTATCGTAATTCTTGGCGGTCTCGGAAGTCTGAGGGGGAGTATATACGCATCGTTCATCGTTGGCTACATACTCGTTGTCACAATCACCTTCCTCGGTGCAAGGTGGTCGGAGTTTGTAATGCTGCTCGCAATAGTGGCCATTCTCGTGGTCAGGCCAACAGGACTTTTCGGGGTGGAAGAATGAGGCGGATTGCGGGATTATTGCTCGTCGTGGCAGCATTTGCCATACCCTATGTGGTTCCAGATGCTTACCTGTATTTGATTGGACTGACGTATCTCTTCGCAATAATTGTCATAAGCTGGGATCTGATGGTTGGATACACCGGGCAGGTGAATCTCGGCCACACAACATTCGTTGGATTGGGTGCCTACGTTGCGGCACTGCTGCAAAGTCCTTTAAGACTTGATATAGCGATCCATCCTGCGCTGGCGATCTTTTTAGGCGGGATTGTGGCTGCATCGGTCGGACTGGCTGTGGGGATCATCACTCTCAGACTGAGGGGGTACTACTTTTCACTGGTTACTGCAATACTCCCGCTCGTTTTCATGCAGACCGTTTTCATCTGGAGGGATGTTCTCGGGGGAGAAGAGGGGTTCTCCATAGCAGGATATGCTATGTTCGATACCACCATTGCCAAGTACTACTTTTCGCTTGTTCTGCTGCTTCTGTCATTTGCAATTATGCTGAAAATTGTGAAGAGCAGAATTGGGCTGAGGTTTATGGCGCTGCGAGATAGCGAGGAGCTGGCAGAATCGCTGGGAATTGATACAACAAAGTACAAGATCCTTGCGTTTGTCATCAGCTCTTTCTTTGCGGGAGTTGCAGGGGCAGCAATCGTGAATTACAGGTATACTGTGGGGCCAGAACTTTATGGCGTTCCCCTGATGCTGCTCATAATACTGTCAGCGGTTCTTGGTGGTCTTGGAACTCTCTACGGGCCTATGTTTGGTGGCATAGCCATATACCTGGCCAAGAACTGGTGGCTGGGCGACCTGATAAGGGCGCTATCCCTTCCCATAAACGATGATATCGTGCTTTACGCCATACTGATTGCAGTCGGCATTCTGATGCCGGAGGGGATTTACCATGAGATAGAGAAAAGGATAAAACATTAAATTCATTAAGCCTCCCGGCCAATTTATTTTATGAGAGAGTGCTTGGACCTGATTTTCAGAAGAGTTTCAATCAGAAAATTTGGGGGCGGGGATGTGGATGATGAGACTCTCGGGTTGATTCTTGAGGCCGCAAATGCGGCGCCTTCAGCCGGAAATTTGCAGGCGAGGGACTTTGTTGTTGTGAGAAATGAGGAAACGAAGAAAAGGCTGGCGAAAGCAGCGTTGAATCAGATGTTCATATCAGAGGCCCCCGTTGTGATTGTTGTTTGTGCCAATTATCCGAGAAGCATGAGGGTTTATGGTGAGAGGGGAAGGCTGTATGCAGAACAGGATGCAACGGCCTCGATTGAGAATATTCTTCTGGCTGTTACTGCTCTCAATTTGGGGGCGGTATGGGTTGGTGCTTTTGACGAGGAAGAGGTTGCCGAGATTCTTAATCTTCCCGAGTCTGTAAGGCCGATGGCAATAATTCCAATTGGTCATCCTGCTGAGAGTCCGGGAAGAAGAAACAGATATCCTGTGAGCATGCTTACTCACCACGAAACCTGGTGATTGGCAAAGCGCTGCTGACGTCCATTCCAGCGGCTGTTGCCTTTGGGGCCCAGTGCAGTTTCAGATGTAACCGATAATTGTGCAGTCTTCATGGAATATCCGGTTGAATGAATCGTATCCCTTATCATCCTGTTCTCGACCTGACAACCTTTAGAGTTTTAATAAGTTCGACTATCTATGTTTTCCAGCCCGGCAACTTTCTGTGTCTCTTCAGACTCGTTAGAGCTGTAAACGTCGAGGGTTTTTACCTGTCCAAATACCCCAACGACCTTGTAGAATGTCGTAACGTTCTTAAGCTCCTTCAGATCATCATCACTGAGCGCCGCCTCAACCTCGACAAAGAAAACGTAGTCCCCCAGCCCTGTTCCTGCGGGTCTCGATTCGAGCTTTCTCAGATTGAAACCCTTCCTCTGGAAAACCTCAAGCACGTCCTTCAGAGCACCTGGCCTGTCCTCAACACCAAAAAAGAGTGATGTCACTCTCCCGACAGTCTTTCCGGTTCTTCTTCTTATAATGTAGAATCTGGTTATATTTCTACCCTTTAAGTCCTGAATTCCCTTTCTAAGCACGTGAAGACGGTAGAATCTGGCCGCATTTTCTGACATTATCGCTGCCGAGTAATCATCAAGCATCCGTGCGGCATCGCTAGTAGAGGTTGTGTATCTGATTGAGACATTCGGGAGATAGTTGTTAATGAAACCCATGCACTGCGCAACTGCCTGGGGGTGGGAATAAATGGTTTTGATTTCCTTTAACCCTATTTTTCTTTTGGCTGCAAGACAGTGCCTGACCTCGAGCTCAGCTTCTCCAAAAACTTCGACGTCATGGCTCATGAGGGCATCAAGAACTGGCAGAACGGTGCCGTTAACCGAATTTTCAATCGGAACTATTCCGTAGTCTACCTCCCCACTCTCAACGAGTTTTATTATTTCGTCAGTTGTTGAGCAGTAGCGAAGAGGCACTCTTGAACCTATGAGTTTCAGAGCCATCTCATCACTGAAGCTCCCCTGTGGTCCGAGAACAGCTACGGTCTTGCTGATACCCGCAACCCTGTATTCTTCCTCCTTTGCCAGATCCATGATTCTCTCAAAAATGTCCTTGACCTTGATGGGATT
The DNA window shown above is from Archaeoglobus neptunius and carries:
- a CDS encoding ABC transporter ATP-binding protein, whose amino-acid sequence is MSLLKVENLHSYYGKAEILRNVNIVVEEGEAVAVLGPNGAGKTTLLKSICGLVETRGKIWFDGKDISRLKPHERIKLGIAISPEGRRLFSDMTVEDNLLIAANSDKLEFVYDLFPNLRQKKGQLAKNLSGGEQQMVAIARALMLEPKLLLLDEPSMGLAPIIVETIAEAIEKARKELNLSILLVEQNTQMAFDVADRAYIIANGEVVKEGEIESIEEIERDYFR
- a CDS encoding ABC transporter ATP-binding protein; amino-acid sequence: MLKVRNVHKRFGELRVLEGVNLKVDKSESLGIIGPNGAGKTTLFNIISGFIKPDDGKIIFRNKNITGAKPSQLARMGIVRTFQLVKVFSNMTVEQNMLTITSDLDYLREFGLWEKRNKKAVNLSYGELRKLSIALALASNPKLLLLDEPFSGLSPKEARDLAEIIRNIGGNGHSIAIIEHRLSDLFNVTEKVVVLNSGKIIFEGHPDEVVKEKAVIEAYLGKRYVTA
- a CDS encoding ABC transporter substrate-binding protein — protein: MRHAKAVLAAVILLVAVISLCTQPNSQSAGRDKVVIGVIGPMSRPEGVAEKNAVKLAAKEINSQGGILGYKIEVVVGDTKLDSNTAATEFRRLATVDKADVIIGGFSSGVMTTMMETMAETKTLFLTDASSPEHAKKVKENYEKYKYWFRVSQNNGSTFALDLADMVKFLKENGYDVKKVYIIRDEHVWTDPVMAALKPLLAQMGVQIVKDVKIPRGYSEYEQLILEAESLNADLIMPILAISGTGDILAKQWATLKPNILLAGHDLAPIDAGFYEKTNGLANYEIFLADGGALVTAPPTEMCRHFIEEYKKEYGHYPESHQAYGAYDAVYLYKMVVEMAAKDGVKDPFNPDVLVKYLEKFNASNPARLTRPIAFYSNHDLMWGDNYVRNWISQWQDGKQYIIYPENVANGKLKLPPWIKR
- a CDS encoding branched-chain amino acid ABC transporter permease yields the protein MMDVLLKIIVFGAVVGGIWALVASGFSLIFGVSRILNFAHGAAFVFSAYIAYMLVGGGFNIYLAILAGIIGSGFFGLLVYALTRPVRQNEVMVIIVTLALALLVQQILLVTFGDRGISLTPLIGGLVELNGLKITNIRIASFLFAVACLSVLELFVTRTSLGKKIMATSQDSEAAMLMGINVEKIFILVMVLSSVLAGFAGILYAQIFAISPEISLRALIYAFAIVILGGLGSLRGSIYASFIVGYILVVTITFLGARWSEFVMLLAIVAILVVRPTGLFGVEE
- a CDS encoding branched-chain amino acid ABC transporter permease; the encoded protein is MRRIAGLLLVVAAFAIPYVVPDAYLYLIGLTYLFAIIVISWDLMVGYTGQVNLGHTTFVGLGAYVAALLQSPLRLDIAIHPALAIFLGGIVAASVGLAVGIITLRLRGYYFSLVTAILPLVFMQTVFIWRDVLGGEEGFSIAGYAMFDTTIAKYYFSLVLLLLSFAIMLKIVKSRIGLRFMALRDSEELAESLGIDTTKYKILAFVISSFFAGVAGAAIVNYRYTVGPELYGVPLMLLIILSAVLGGLGTLYGPMFGGIAIYLAKNWWLGDLIRALSLPINDDIVLYAILIAVGILMPEGIYHEIEKRIKH
- a CDS encoding nitroreductase family protein, whose translation is MRECLDLIFRRVSIRKFGGGDVDDETLGLILEAANAAPSAGNLQARDFVVVRNEETKKRLAKAALNQMFISEAPVVIVVCANYPRSMRVYGERGRLYAEQDATASIENILLAVTALNLGAVWVGAFDEEEVAEILNLPESVRPMAIIPIGHPAESPGRRNRYPVSMLTHHETW
- the pheA gene encoding prephenate dehydratase, producing the protein MGKLFKDLFYSRGYFVRGYDIDEMRRDTNSLSGFDVIFVCTPMYALEESIEHIKKEASAHTLLVDISSVKKLSIPIFKRSGFDFLSIHPMFGGDSEIALSNIIVVHESGRKEEKTILEEFKKHGAVISRLGIEEHDRKMAEIQGIAHFLLVSMADYLRYGKDELKFASPIFTVLYKLASRIINQNWEMYYQIQKNAEEIREKFLKRSYELHEKMKDRESFRKVFEDLKEFYTDYESSTIILEAFKATKKAETLDELRGLIKSLDSLILRLIEKRVEVARGIARVKIERDEPIEIKDVEEEKIKEMISRTMLNPIKVKDIFERIMDLAKEEEYRVAGISKTVAVLGPQGSFSDEMALKLIGSRVPLRYCSTTDEIIKLVESGEVDYGIVPIENSVNGTVLPVLDALMSHDVEVFGEAELEVRHCLAAKRKIGLKEIKTIYSHPQAVAQCMGFINNYLPNVSIRYTTSTSDAARMLDDYSAAIMSENAARFYRLHVLRKGIQDLKGRNITRFYIIRRRTGKTVGRVTSLFFGVEDRPGALKDVLEVFQRKGFNLRKLESRPAGTGLGDYVFFVEVEAALSDDDLKELKNVTTFYKVVGVFGQVKTLDVYSSNESEETQKVAGLENIDSRTY